A genomic segment from Antedon mediterranea chromosome 6, ecAntMedi1.1, whole genome shotgun sequence encodes:
- the LOC140052489 gene encoding histamine N-methyltransferase A-like produces MGRYKVMEELAKSVFVTSVIEKMDTKDTNIRSLGIGSDNGEIESIFTKQLSDHFGKLENTVIEPAEEAIEEYKRLTAKNNWSNVEYSWFNGTFQQFKENLEKEGNATKYHHINSLDSIYHLENPADDIIFMYNMLENGGMLMILVGSDENSYSKIVKRFPDIGPLQTINCSDVLTVCQESQFQFQRYHHECTTDITDFISSDDHPREKKVTIDYLTQTVDFKESVSESLYNKVIDYIKSSDGQILLRNDFDVIFIQKKC; encoded by the exons ATGGGAAGATACAAAGTTATGGAAGAATTGGCGAAATCTGTGTTTGTGACATCAGTGATCGAAAAGATGGATACTAAAGATACGAATATACGAAGTTTGGGAATCGGAAGTGATAATG GAGAAATTGAAAGTATATTTACCAAACAACTGTCTGATCATTTTGGAAAACTTGAAAACACGGTTATTGAACCAGCTGAGGAAGCCATTGAGGAATACAAAAGACTTACTGCAAAGAACAACTGGAGCAACGTAGAATATTCTTGGTTTAATGGTACATTTCAGCAGTTTAAGGAAAATCTTGAAAAAGAAGGAAATGCTACAAAATATCACCATATCAACTCTTTAGACTCTATCTATCATCTTGAAAATCCAGCAGACgatattatatttatgtacaATATGTTAGAAAATGGAGGAATGTTGATGATCCTGGTTGGTTCTG ATGAAAATTCCTATTCTAAAATAGTAAAACGTTTTCCGGACATTGGTCCATTACAAACCATTAATTGCAGTGACGTCCTGACCGTATGTCAAGAAagtcaatttcaatttcaacgTTACCACCACGAATGTACTACTGACATAACAGACTTCATTTCATCTGATGATCACCCACGAGAAAAAAAAGTTACGATAGATTATTTAACGCAAACTGTAGATTTCAAGGAAAGTGTCTCGGAGAGTTTGTATAACAAAGTAATTGATTATATTAAAAGTTCCGACGGACAAATATTGCTGAGGAATGATTTTGatgttatatttattcaaaaGAAATGTTAA
- the LOC140052490 gene encoding uncharacterized protein has protein sequence MLAGDVHPCPGPTGGRKPKCPCIVCSKGIIKTSRAISYDNCDRWSHINCINFPLKKYTDLCHSGEEFAYECQECVFRNLPFSNADVNDTSNDHRDIDTSTLTNDSCDDPDTLLSEIFRCKGLHYLHLNTKSLLPKIDEIRSIAKKTDVSLIAISESWLDKSVNNSEISIDNYSIERKDRCTNSVGGGVCLYIRNDLTYNVRDDLQNDDIESLWINILLPKTKPILIGTCYRPEKQRSFFTSLETICGDILQGQEVIILGDFNVDVSSNNLSKNKWVSQFCNMFNLTQLIKDPTRITCTTSTIIDLIFSSEPLNIFQYGVIPYGVSDHFITYCTRKIVKIPIKRHKTIKIRSMKSFSSELLTSKLNELDWSDITNCTNVCTAWDWFKLKMINAINQVAPLKEIRIKQRSKPWFTSEIRYLIIKRDKCLAKFKRTRNEHIFTVFKKLRNSVKYKIKRAKSSYFSDKLKENKNNPNKLWNVLTSLGTGTENKSENIALKCEDKIIYDKSSIADYLNSFFINTPENLVNKLPPSSNTYNENHVKHYYADKKGVFAFKEVNEQTVLTIINNLNSKKGAGLDSLPARFFKDGALAILHPLSHIINISISTGYIPSDWKSAKVVPIYKKKDRLYAGNYRPVSILSAVSKIIERIMYNQLMSYLNDQSLLYTYQSGFRPSFSTETCLIHLSDSVRNGWDKGKMTGMIIIDLQKAFDTVDHDILLYKLKAMGFTSLSLSWMQSYLHRRSQVVDIKGTKSTFLDVKCGVP, from the coding sequence ATGCTAGCTGGCGATGTCCATCCATGCCCGGGGCCTACCGGAGGAAGAAAACCTAAGTGCCCATGTATAGTTTGTTCAAAAGGAATAATCAAAACCAGTCGAGCTATATCGTATGATAATTGTGATCGTTGGTCGCACATAAATTGCATAAACTTCCCGTTAAAGAAGTATACTGATCTATGTCATTCAGGGGAAGAATTTGCATATGAATGCCAAGAATGTGTATTTAGAAACCTGCCGTTTAGCAACGCTGATGTTAACGATACTTCAAATGACCACCGCGATATCGATACATCAACTCTTACAAACGATTCGTGTGATGACCCCGATACATTGTTATCTGAAATCTTCAGATGCAAAGGTCTCCATTATTTACACCTGAACACCAAAAGCCTTCTTCCAAAAATCGATGAAATTCGGTCTATTGCAAAAAAGACTGATGTATCCTTAATAGCAATTAGTGAGTCCTGGCTGGATAAATCTGTAAATAACAGTGAAATAAGTATCGACAATTATTCAATTGAAAGAAAAGATAGATGTACGAATAGTGTTGGAGGAGGCGTATGCCTCTATATACGAAATGATCTTACCTACAACGTGAGAGATGATCTCCAAAACGATGATATTGAATCTTTATGGATAAATATACTATTACCTAAAACCAAACCTATTCTAATCGGAACCTGTTACCGACCTGAAAAGCAGCGATCGTTTTTTACCTCACTTGAGACAATCTGTGGAGATATTTTACAAGGTCAAGAAGTTATTATTTTAGGTGACTTTAATGTAGATGTATCATCTAATAatttaagtaaaaataaatggGTGTCCCAATTTTGTAATATGTTTAATCTCACCCAACTTATTAAGGACCCAACACGTATTACTTGCACTACCTCTACCATCATAGATCTTATTTTCTCATCCGAACCTCTTAACATTTTCCAATACGGAGTTATCCCTTACGGTGTCAGTGATCATTTTATAACTTACTGCACCAGAAAGATAGTTAAAATCCCGATTAAGAGGCATAAGACGATTAAAATACGATCTATGAAATCATTCTCATCAGAACTACTTACttctaaattaaatgaattagatTGGTCCGATATCACAAATTGCACAAATGTCTGCACTGCATGGGACTGGTTCAAACTAAAAATGATAAATGCCATCAACCAAGTTGCTCCtttaaaagaaataagaattaaACAACGTTCCAAACCCTGGTTCACATCAGAAATTAGATATCTGATCATTAAACGTGATAAATGCTTAGCTAAATTTAAGAGAACTCGTAATGAGCACATATTTACTGTCTTTAAAAAGTTAAGAAattctgtaaaatataaaataaaaagagcTAAGTCATCTTATTTTTCGGACAAactaaaggaaaataaaaataaccccAACAAATTATGGAATGTTTTAACAAGTTTAGGTACCGGAACAGAAAATAAATCTGAAAACATTGCTCTAAAATGTgaagataaaataatttatgacAAAAGCTCGATTGCTGACTATTTAAATTCCTTTTTCATTAATACTCCTGAAAATTTAGTCAACAAACTCCCTCCTTCATCTAATACTTACAATGAAAACCACGTTAAACATTACTATGCAGATAAAAAAGGTGTATTTGCCTTTAAAGAAGTAAATGAACAAACCGTACTAACGATAATAAACAACTTAAATAGTAAGAAAGGTGCGGGTTTAGATTCCTTACCTGCCAGATTTTTCAAAGATGGGGCTCTGGCCATCTTACATCCACTGAgccatattataaatatatccaTTTCAACCGGTTATATCCCTTCTGATTGGAAATCTGCTAAGGTAGTGCCTATTTACAAAAAGAAAGATCGATTATATGCTGGAAACTATAGACCCGTTTCTATTCTATCTGCAGTGTCTAAAATTATAGAACGTATTATGTATAATCAATTAATGAGTTACTTAAACGACCAATCACTTCTTTATACCTATCAATCAGGTTTTAGACCTTCATTTTCTACAGAAACATGTCTAATACATCTATCGGATTCTGTTAGAAATGGATGGGATAAAGGGAAAATGACTGGTATGATAATAATTGACCTTCAAAAGGCGTTCGACACAGTAGACCACGacatattattgtataaattaaaGGCCATGGGTTTTACTAGTCTATCTCTGTCATGGATGCAATCATACCTCCACCGTAGATCCCAAGTTGTTGACATAAAAGGTACTAAATCAACATTTCTTGACGTCAAGTGTGGAGTACCCTAG
- the LOC140052025 gene encoding histamine N-methyltransferase-like: MEGHKLFSLKMGRFDILKNLAESVFDQFVVKRFTIKDNIRSLGIGSAIGDIESLYIKRLSNHFQAVENTVVEPNAGAVAEYKSLTVRNDWKNVEYSWFIGTFQQFRVKVAGNDKKYHHISAIDSVYYLENLADDILFMYDILENGGIMMIMVLSGTNSLSKIDNRFSKLLQANCVTSKDIIGVCEENQLTYECYHHECNNDITDFFSSSPLPQEEKILLDFWIQMKDFEENVPQSIYDEVINFIKSPDCSIHMNEKVFFRNDFDMFFIEKKRVTLA; encoded by the exons aTGGAAGGACACAAACTATTTTCACTAAAAATGGGAAGATTTGATATTTTGAAAAACTTAGCTGAATCTGTTTTTGATCAGTTTGTCGTTAAAAGATTCACGATTAAAGATAACATTCGAAGTTTGGGTATTGGAAGTGCCATAG GTGATATTGAAAGTTTGTACATTAAACGGTTATCCAATCATTTCCAAGCAGTTGAGAACACGGTTGTTGAACCAAATGCAGGAGCAGTTGCTGAATATAAAAGTCTTACTGTAAGAAATGACTGGAAAAACGTAGAATATTCCTGGTTTATTGGTACATTTCAACAGTTTCGGGTAAAAGTTGCTGGAAACGATAAGAAATACCATCACATAAGTGCTATAGATTCTGTCTACTACCTTGAAAACCTGGCAGACGATATTCTATTTATGTACGATATATTAGAAAATGGCGGGATTATGATGATTATGGTTCTTTCAG GTACAAATTCACTCAGTAAAATCGACAATCGTTTTTCAAAATTGCTGCAGGCAAATTGTGTAACATCGAAAGACATCATTGGTGTTTGTGAAGAAAACCAACTTACTTACGAATGTTATCATCATGAATGTAATAATGACATCACTGACTTCTTTTCATCATCTCCGTTACCACAAGAGGAAAAGATTTTACTCGATTTTTGGATCCAAATGAAGGACTTCGAAGAAAACGTACCACAAAGTATTTATGATGAAGTCATAAACTTCATAAAAAGTCCAGATTGTTCTATACACATGAATGAAAAGGTATTTTTCAGAAATGATTTCgatatgttttttattgaaaagaAACGTGTCACTCTTGCATAA
- the LOC140051558 gene encoding steroid 17-alpha-hydroxylase/17,20 lyase-like, with product MLDISSTQLIVGFVVLFISWLYMNVRRPSGMPPGPTPYPITGSMSVLMGNDPPQRAMKEMSKVYGDIFSIKVGSYWSVVLNTYELVQEALLTKVNDFSGRPPSFIFDWYTDGQKDIAVANPTPTWKYHRLLAHTSIRKFAAGEYLDNLHDEIRPELSKFIMSKMEKPFDPNEFIVPAIYYVIGSMCFGYKYELNDPRLVKYVDIAKKLNDSFDNGWTGDFIPWFKYIPNPYFYAFKKIGEAMFSYVLKEVKLHTDKFDPDAPANDLIDLLLKAQADAEAQGGVDEKKKLTDTHLKQIIIDLFTAGIDTQNTVLHWAIGCLADNPEVQDKIKQEIDDVIGDRPPRLSDRGKLPYTEATLMEVMRYRTPVPLALTHRAITDSSIGSYKVPEDTWVFINLWALHNDPKYWDNPDKFRPERFLDAKNAVKQRLPSFLPFSTGRRVCVGESLAKANSFMIFSWLVQNYKFVKPEDTKGPVAVHDKPRILTFAKDYKVKVELWK from the exons ATGTTGGATATTTCGAGTACACAGTTGATTGTTGGATTTGTCGTGTTATTTATCTCATGGCTTTATATGAATGTACGTCGACCGTCTGGGATGCCACCTGGACCAACCCCGTACCCGATTACAGGAAGCATGTCTG TTCTTATGGGTAACGATCCTCCTCAAAGGGCGATGAAAGAAATGTCAAAGGTATACGGagatatattttctataaaggTTGGTTCGTATTGGAGCGTGGTTCTGAATACGTATGAGCTTGTTCAAGAAGCATTGTTGACAAAGGTAAACGACTTCAGTGGACGTCCACCTTCATTTATAT ttGATTGGTATACAGACGGGCAAAAGGATATCGCTGTAGCTAACCCGACTCCAACATGGAAGTACCACCGGTTATTGGCTCACACTTCCATCAG AAAGTTTGCTGCTGGTGAGTATTTGGACAATCTTCATGATGAAATCAGACCGGAGTTATCAAAATTTATTATGTCGAAAATGGAAAAACCTTTTGACCCCAACGAATTTATAGTACCAGCCATCTATTACGTCATTGGGTCTATGTGCTTCGGATATAA ATATGAGCTGAATGATCCTAGGCTTGTGAAATATGTAGATATCGCAAAGAAACTTAATGATTCATTTGATAATGGTTGGACAGGTGATTTCATTCCATGGTTTAAATACATACCGAATCCATACTTTTACGCTTTCAAAAAAATTGGTGAAGCAATGTTTTCGTACGTCCTCAAAGAAGTTAAATTACACACCGACAAATTTGATCCAG ATGCTCCAGCAAATGATCTTATCGATCTTCTACTAAAAGCCCAGGCGGACGCTGAGGCCCAGGGAGGAGTtgatgagaaaaaaaaactaacagACACTCATCTCAAGCAGATTATCATTGATCTTTTCACCG ctGGAATCGATACTCAGAATACAGTTCTACATTGGGCAATTGGATGCTTAGCTGACAATCCTGAAGTacaagataaaataaaacaagaaattgaTGACGTCATTGGTGATAGACCTCCAAGATTGAGTGATCGTGGAAAGTTGCCGTATACGGAAGCTACCCTCATGGAAGTAATGCGATACAGGACCCCTGTACCACTTGCTCTTACTCACCGAGCAATCACAGACTCTTCAATTG gaTCTTACAAGGTACCCGAAGACACTTGGGTATTTATCAATCTCTGGGCTCTTCACAATGACCCGAAATATTGGGACAATCCAGACAAATTTAGGCCAG aGCGTTTTCTAGATGCGAAGAACGCCGTTAAACAGCGTCTACCAAGTTTTCTACCATTCTCCACTGGTCGTAGAGTATGTGTTGGAGAATCACTGGCTAAAGCAAATAGCTTCATGATTTTTTCGTGGTTGGTACAAAATTACAAATTCGTTAAGCCTGAAGATACGAAAGGACCTGTAGCAGTTCATGACAAGCCTCGCATTCTCACATTCGCAAAAGATTATAAAGTGAAGGTGGAATTGTGGAAATAA